In one window of Demequina sp. NBRC 110054 DNA:
- the priA gene encoding bifunctional 1-(5-phosphoribosyl)-5-((5-phosphoribosylamino)methylideneamino)imidazole-4-carboxamide isomerase/phosphoribosylanthranilate isomerase PriA produces the protein MTDLPRLELLPAVDVADGQAVRLTQGEAGSETSYGDPLSAAMDWVKGGAEWIHLVDLDAAFGRGSNAELLASVVKAVDVKVEMSGGIRDDESLERAMATGCARVNLGTAALENPEWTASAIDRFGDRVAVGLDVRGTTLAARGWTKDGGDLWEVLARLDAAGCSRYVVTDVKKDGMLTGPNLELLGQVCEATKAPVVASGGVSSLADIEAIRTLTPKGVEGAIVGKALYNGNFTLPEALDIAGRP, from the coding sequence ATGACCGACCTTCCCCGCCTCGAGCTCCTTCCCGCCGTCGACGTGGCCGACGGTCAGGCCGTCCGCCTCACGCAGGGCGAGGCGGGCTCGGAGACCAGCTACGGCGACCCGCTGTCCGCCGCGATGGACTGGGTCAAGGGTGGCGCCGAGTGGATCCATCTCGTGGACCTCGATGCGGCGTTCGGTCGCGGCTCGAACGCGGAGCTGCTTGCGTCGGTCGTCAAGGCCGTGGACGTCAAGGTCGAGATGTCCGGCGGCATCCGCGACGACGAGTCTCTCGAGCGCGCGATGGCGACCGGCTGCGCTCGCGTGAACCTCGGCACGGCGGCGCTCGAGAACCCCGAGTGGACCGCGTCGGCGATCGACCGCTTCGGCGACCGCGTCGCCGTCGGCCTCGACGTGCGCGGCACGACCCTGGCCGCGCGCGGCTGGACCAAGGACGGCGGCGACCTGTGGGAGGTGCTCGCGCGCCTCGACGCGGCCGGCTGCTCCCGCTACGTGGTCACGGACGTCAAGAAGGACGGCATGCTCACGGGCCCGAACCTTGAGCTGCTCGGCCAGGTGTGCGAGGCGACCAAGGCGCCCGTGGTGGCGTCGGGCGGCGTGAGCTCGCTCGCCGACATCGAGGCGATCCGCACCCTCACCCCGAAGGGCGTCGAGGGCGCGATCGTCGGCAAGGCGCTCTACAACGGCAACTTCACGCTGCCCGAGGCCCTCGACATCGCCGGGCGTCCGTAG
- a CDS encoding serine protease, whose product MRRPALLVALAALLAGCATLPSSPPPLPDSFVPETNPTVDTAYVSDDGFTLAEHASYRVRVRTCDGYATGTAFAIDEHTLVTNRHVVSEAVEVDVTTYDGRELDVVTTRIDRDADLALLTVDDSLDEWLELADEEAVKGDIVSVSGYPEGDSLSTVSGPIRGVVDEVFGTDADEVLLVRVPAAPGSSGSAVVDDSSEVVGVLYAIDADEDGWSYAVSLDSLVTMLEDSSVLDPVVGLCAD is encoded by the coding sequence GTGAGGAGACCCGCGCTCCTGGTCGCCCTCGCGGCGCTGCTCGCGGGGTGCGCAACCCTGCCGTCGTCCCCTCCCCCGCTGCCGGACAGCTTCGTGCCCGAGACGAACCCGACCGTCGACACGGCCTACGTGTCCGACGACGGCTTCACCCTGGCCGAGCACGCGTCCTACCGGGTCCGGGTGCGCACGTGCGACGGCTACGCGACCGGCACAGCCTTCGCGATCGACGAGCACACGCTGGTCACCAACCGGCATGTGGTCTCCGAGGCCGTCGAGGTGGACGTCACGACCTATGACGGCCGCGAGCTCGACGTCGTGACGACCCGCATCGACCGCGACGCGGACCTCGCGCTCCTGACAGTCGACGACTCGCTCGACGAGTGGCTCGAGCTCGCGGACGAGGAGGCGGTCAAGGGCGACATCGTGTCGGTGTCCGGCTATCCCGAGGGCGACAGCCTCTCCACCGTGAGCGGCCCGATCCGCGGAGTCGTGGACGAGGTCTTCGGGACCGACGCGGACGAGGTGCTGCTCGTCCGAGTGCCCGCGGCGCCCGGAAGCTCCGGCTCCGCGGTCGTGGACGACTCCTCCGAGGTGGTCGGAGTCCTCTACGCGATCGACGCCGACGAGGATGGCTGGTCGTACGCGGTCAGCCTCGACTCGCTCGTCACGATGCTCGAGGACTCGAGCGTGCTCGATCCCGTCGTCGGGCTGTGCGCGGACTGA
- a CDS encoding SseB family protein codes for MTDEDPLKEIPESIFADDDGSADARLAQALIRHSRGKAPLAEVVEALAYARVLVPVLADGEQRVMGRHGLEQDHVASTGVVAVQMPDGRAGLPIFTDVDAMKAWNENARPIPAEGPRAALAAITEEWAVLVLNPGMETTVIPRPAVWALGQGETWRPAIVEGEVEGDVVDAVRDAVTLDDRLRRVDAAPGRRSEVAVVLRLIPGLTQPEVDDLLRRVQRQLAASDVVAHRIDSVELRLAPAE; via the coding sequence ATGACCGACGAGGACCCGCTCAAGGAGATCCCCGAGTCGATCTTCGCGGACGACGACGGGAGCGCCGACGCGCGCCTCGCGCAGGCGCTGATCCGGCACTCGCGGGGAAAGGCGCCGCTCGCCGAGGTGGTCGAGGCGCTCGCGTACGCGCGCGTGCTCGTGCCCGTGCTCGCGGACGGTGAGCAGCGCGTGATGGGTCGCCACGGGCTCGAGCAGGATCACGTCGCGTCGACCGGCGTGGTCGCGGTGCAGATGCCCGACGGTCGCGCGGGCCTGCCGATCTTCACCGACGTCGACGCCATGAAGGCATGGAACGAGAACGCGCGCCCCATCCCTGCGGAGGGGCCTCGCGCGGCGCTCGCGGCCATCACGGAGGAGTGGGCCGTGCTCGTGCTGAACCCGGGCATGGAGACCACGGTGATCCCTCGACCGGCGGTCTGGGCGCTGGGCCAGGGCGAGACCTGGCGGCCCGCGATCGTCGAGGGCGAGGTAGAGGGGGACGTGGTCGACGCCGTACGCGACGCCGTCACGCTCGACGACCGGCTCAGGAGGGTCGACGCGGCGCCGGGACGACGCAGCGAGGTCGCGGTGGTGCTACGACTCATCCCAGGCCTGACGCAGCCTGAGGTCGACGACCTGCTGAGACGGGTGCAGCGTCAGCTCGCGGCGTCGGATGTGGTGGCGCACCGCATCGACAGCGTCGAGCTCAGGCTCGCGCCGGCGGAGTAG